A portion of the Lysinibacillus timonensis genome contains these proteins:
- a CDS encoding tartrate dehydrogenase, protein MNIYNIAVIPGDGIGKEVVPAAIEVLDKISELDGGFQFKWTYFPWGCDYYLEHGVMMPEDGIETLKQYDQIFLGAVGMPELVPDHISLWGLLIKIRREMKQTINVRPAKLLTGLNSPLRNPQDFDITVVRENSEGEYSDSGGRIHSGADEIAIQNAVFTRKGTERVIRYAFELAKSSNGHVTSATKSNGLTYSMPFWDEVFDYVKQDYPDIQTASNHIDALAAFMVMKPQTLDIIVASNLFGDILTDLGGAIMGSIGIAPAANLNIEREYPSMFEPVHGSAPDIAGKGIANPIGQIWTGKMMLDFLGHQSAGTRVLSAIEKTLASGIKTGDIGGTSTLAEVKESIIRFL, encoded by the coding sequence TTGAATATATATAATATTGCTGTTATTCCTGGAGATGGTATTGGGAAAGAAGTTGTACCTGCAGCCATAGAGGTATTAGACAAAATTTCAGAGCTTGATGGAGGCTTCCAATTTAAATGGACGTATTTCCCTTGGGGTTGTGATTACTATTTAGAGCATGGTGTCATGATGCCTGAAGACGGGATAGAAACGTTAAAACAATACGATCAAATCTTTTTAGGTGCCGTTGGTATGCCTGAACTAGTACCAGACCATATTTCACTGTGGGGTTTATTAATAAAAATCCGTCGAGAAATGAAGCAAACTATTAATGTACGTCCTGCTAAACTTCTTACGGGACTTAATTCACCACTTAGAAATCCACAAGATTTTGATATTACCGTTGTACGTGAAAATTCAGAAGGTGAATATTCAGATAGCGGTGGCCGTATACATAGTGGTGCGGATGAAATTGCTATTCAAAATGCAGTATTCACTAGAAAAGGAACGGAAAGAGTCATTCGTTACGCTTTCGAATTAGCGAAAAGTTCAAATGGACATGTTACTAGTGCAACAAAATCGAATGGGTTAACCTATTCAATGCCATTTTGGGATGAAGTCTTTGACTATGTCAAACAAGACTACCCTGATATTCAAACAGCATCGAACCATATAGACGCACTAGCAGCCTTTATGGTCATGAAACCACAAACATTAGATATAATTGTAGCTTCCAACTTATTTGGAGATATATTGACAGATTTAGGAGGCGCCATTATGGGTAGTATTGGTATTGCTCCTGCAGCCAATTTGAATATTGAGCGAGAATATCCTTCTATGTTTGAACCTGTTCATGGTTCTGCTCCTGATATTGCCGGTAAAGGAATTGCTAACCCAATTGGTCAAATTTGGACTGGTAAAATGATGCTTGATTTCTTAGGTCACCAAAGTGCTGGAACACGTGTTTTAAGTGCAATTGAAAAAACACTCGCATCTGGCATTAAAACTGGGGACATAGGCGGAACATCTACTCTTGCTGAAGTAAAAGAAAGTATTATCAGATTCTTATAA
- a CDS encoding cell division protein FtsQ produces MLTKSYELTQSQKMMIFILSMCLYGLSNMFTELVPSVQVGPIELKIDAFAFIPLTLCMLFHPLYAAIGASVGELIFGELMLGQFGGIGEVEKFILFSLGMFMGGILVRNPLKKAQVAIGAILGYGIFLVIATIVDILKVVIGVEEFEAVPGLIESIFVVEGVEFLTDLIFTGTLFVLLPTLYLVPRLYGKIEPLLGMKPRNNKLSISLGKIISPKLVVIGLVLAVVAFFAEVLSESEFEFGVWEADFVDVYGEQVIWIVIGVAALCSIAIILFLLKKGKESNNTKEDLSDIA; encoded by the coding sequence ATGTTAACCAAGTCTTATGAACTAACACAATCTCAAAAAATGATGATCTTTATTTTGTCTATGTGTCTTTATGGTTTGAGTAATATGTTTACTGAACTTGTCCCATCTGTTCAAGTAGGACCAATTGAATTGAAGATTGATGCCTTTGCTTTTATCCCTCTTACGCTATGTATGTTATTTCATCCGTTATACGCTGCAATTGGGGCTTCAGTAGGTGAATTAATTTTTGGTGAGTTAATGTTAGGTCAATTTGGAGGGATTGGTGAAGTTGAGAAGTTCATTCTTTTCTCTCTTGGTATGTTTATGGGTGGTATTTTAGTTCGTAATCCACTTAAGAAAGCGCAAGTAGCAATAGGTGCTATTCTTGGCTACGGTATTTTTCTTGTAATAGCAACAATTGTGGATATTTTAAAAGTAGTCATTGGTGTAGAAGAGTTCGAAGCAGTTCCTGGGTTAATAGAGAGTATTTTTGTAGTTGAAGGCGTTGAATTTTTAACGGACTTAATCTTTACTGGTACATTATTTGTTTTACTACCAACCCTTTATTTAGTACCACGTCTGTATGGAAAAATCGAACCACTATTAGGTATGAAACCACGTAACAATAAATTAAGTATTTCTCTAGGTAAAATAATTTCGCCAAAACTTGTTGTTATAGGCTTGGTTTTAGCTGTCGTTGCTTTCTTTGCAGAGGTTTTATCAGAATCAGAATTCGAATTCGGTGTTTGGGAAGCTGATTTTGTGGATGTTTACGGGGAACAAGTGATTTGGATTGTAATCGGAGTTGCAGCCTTATGCTCAATAGCAATTATCCTATTCTTATTGAAAAAAGGGAAAGAATCAAATAATACGAAAGAGGATCTGAGTGATATTGCATAA
- a CDS encoding MurR/RpiR family transcriptional regulator has protein sequence MNIKWNLSKLTPSQKRIADFIEKTGEHILYYSETELAEALHVSNATISRFWKQIGYENFKSFKAELKEKEQISPKRKLENSLSKIQSQQLEVYEHLLKMTTDQLVNTLHALDQEKFNEVVALMSNCRKLYIHGPSSSEGIALLMKHRLARFGLEVEILPKTGHELFEYLMHFQKEDVVFLFGFVTMNREASVLLDYAKKVNCKTIIITDCLISDYQELGDYIFYTNRGELWEFHSMIAPTFLVENFILGIGQYLEKQSLENLETLSELRKLYKDRLPRE, from the coding sequence GTGAACATAAAGTGGAATCTATCAAAACTAACTCCTAGTCAAAAAAGAATTGCAGATTTTATTGAAAAAACTGGGGAGCACATTTTATATTACTCTGAAACAGAGCTTGCTGAGGCATTGCATGTAAGCAATGCAACTATATCTAGATTTTGGAAACAAATTGGGTATGAAAATTTCAAATCGTTTAAAGCAGAGTTAAAAGAAAAGGAACAGATTTCACCAAAACGCAAATTAGAAAATTCACTCTCTAAAATACAAAGTCAACAACTTGAAGTTTATGAACATTTATTAAAAATGACGACAGACCAACTTGTAAATACTTTACATGCTTTAGATCAGGAGAAGTTTAATGAAGTTGTAGCACTAATGTCTAATTGCAGAAAATTGTATATCCATGGACCTAGCTCATCTGAAGGTATAGCACTATTAATGAAGCACCGGTTGGCTCGTTTTGGATTAGAGGTTGAAATTTTGCCAAAGACTGGTCATGAACTATTCGAATATTTAATGCACTTTCAAAAGGAAGACGTTGTATTTTTATTCGGCTTTGTAACGATGAACCGCGAGGCTAGTGTGCTATTAGATTACGCTAAAAAAGTAAATTGTAAAACCATTATTATAACAGATTGCCTAATTTCTGATTATCAAGAGCTAGGAGATTATATTTTCTATACAAATCGTGGTGAACTCTGGGAATTTCATTCAATGATTGCACCAACATTTCTAGTTGAGAACTTTATTCTTGGTATTGGACAGTATTTAGAAAAACAATCTCTTGAAAACTTAGAGACATTAAGCGAACTCCGAAAACTATACAAGGATCGTTTACCAAGAGAGTAG
- a CDS encoding ribonuclease H-like YkuK family protein — protein sequence MKNKYVFEQTFQNLSQKHMSFEQVFQSIVQFMENDPNGNFRLMFGTDSQVHNIHTKFITGIVIQQERKGVWACFRKVIVPRKMNNLHERISFETTLTEEIVAMFTKEKKDRLFEIIFPNLYKGASFSIEGHIDIGSEQRNKTSVFVNEMMSRMNSIGVEAKIKPYSFVASSYANRYTK from the coding sequence ATGAAAAATAAATATGTTTTTGAACAAACCTTTCAAAATTTAAGTCAAAAACATATGTCTTTCGAACAAGTATTTCAATCAATCGTTCAATTTATGGAGAACGACCCAAATGGAAATTTTCGTCTGATGTTTGGAACAGATTCACAAGTGCATAACATCCATACGAAATTTATTACAGGTATTGTCATTCAACAAGAGAGAAAAGGTGTTTGGGCATGTTTTCGCAAAGTAATTGTTCCTCGGAAAATGAACAATTTGCATGAACGTATATCATTTGAAACTACCTTAACTGAAGAGATAGTAGCTATGTTTACAAAAGAAAAAAAGGATCGCTTATTTGAAATTATTTTTCCAAATTTATATAAAGGGGCGAGCTTTTCGATAGAAGGACATATTGATATTGGTTCTGAACAAAGAAATAAAACTAGTGTTTTTGTAAACGAGATGATGTCTCGCATGAATTCTATCGGGGTAGAAGCAAAAATAAAACCTTATTCCTTTGTTGCAAGTAGCTATGCAAATCGTTATACAAAGTAA
- a CDS encoding MFS transporter, whose protein sequence is MKRIHYSWIILVIAFFSNIVAGIVISSSGVFLDPFEQAFGWDRSVISLAFGITLFLYGLSGPFMAALLDVIGLKKMMTVSMATLVIGTMLTFMMNEPWQLVIIWGFVFGLGSSVFLSVLSPYIANHWFEKKRGLVVGILTSSTATGQLILLPILAMIIENSSWHYAIALIMTLTFIMFIVIVIFMKNSPKEIGILPYGLEKELEEVVETKKINPITLAFSGLLEAVKVKEFWLLAGSFFICGLSTNGLVGTHFISYCIGFGIPLVTAASLLSFMGVFNLVGTMFSGWLSDRYDNRWLLFWYYSLRGASLILLPFALNQGSYIMLIIFTIFYGLDWVATVPPTISISRQVFGVQKSGVIYGWIFASHQIGAATAAFGGGLVYQYFNTYTWAFFLAGIFCVMGSLFVIMIKKKDSDLSHA, encoded by the coding sequence TTGAAACGTATTCATTATAGTTGGATTATTCTTGTTATTGCGTTTTTCTCAAATATTGTTGCTGGGATTGTTATCTCATCATCGGGAGTATTTCTTGATCCGTTTGAGCAAGCATTTGGGTGGGATCGCTCTGTTATTTCGCTTGCATTTGGTATTACCTTATTTTTATACGGGTTATCAGGTCCCTTCATGGCTGCATTATTAGATGTCATAGGGCTAAAGAAAATGATGACAGTTTCGATGGCTACGTTAGTTATTGGCACTATGCTCACTTTTATGATGAATGAGCCGTGGCAACTAGTTATTATTTGGGGCTTTGTTTTTGGCCTTGGATCAAGTGTATTTTTATCTGTACTAAGCCCTTATATAGCCAATCATTGGTTTGAGAAAAAACGAGGTCTCGTAGTTGGGATACTAACTTCTAGTACAGCAACTGGACAGCTAATTTTACTTCCAATCTTAGCAATGATTATTGAGAACTCATCATGGCACTACGCAATCGCTTTAATCATGACATTAACTTTCATTATGTTTATTGTCATTGTCATCTTTATGAAAAACTCCCCTAAAGAAATTGGAATTCTCCCATATGGGTTAGAAAAAGAACTTGAGGAAGTTGTTGAAACTAAAAAAATCAATCCTATTACCCTAGCATTCAGCGGATTACTTGAAGCTGTTAAAGTGAAAGAATTTTGGTTATTAGCAGGTAGTTTCTTCATTTGTGGTCTTTCTACAAATGGATTAGTAGGTACGCATTTCATTTCCTATTGTATTGGTTTCGGAATCCCTTTAGTAACTGCTGCCTCTCTGCTTTCTTTTATGGGGGTTTTCAACTTAGTAGGTACAATGTTTTCGGGTTGGCTTTCAGACCGTTATGATAATCGATGGCTGTTATTTTGGTACTATAGTTTAAGAGGTGCATCACTTATCCTTTTACCATTTGCTCTTAATCAAGGATCCTATATAATGCTTATTATTTTTACGATTTTTTATGGATTAGATTGGGTGGCAACTGTACCACCAACAATCAGTATATCTAGACAGGTCTTTGGTGTTCAAAAAAGTGGTGTCATTTATGGTTGGATTTTCGCATCTCACCAGATTGGTGCTGCTACTGCTGCTTTTGGAGGCGGTCTCGTCTACCAATATTTTAACACATATACATGGGCATTCTTTTTAGCAGGCATTTTCTGTGTTATGGGTAGTTTATTTGTCATTATGATTAAAAAGAAAGATTCAGATTTGAGCCATGCTTAA
- a CDS encoding metal ABC transporter solute-binding protein, Zn/Mn family yields MVLLSACNANTPSNVDDSINKKIQVVATIAQIGEPIELIGGDRIEVRSLMGPGVDPHLYEATQGDISTLQDADIILYNGLHLEGNMVEIFDNLKDTKTTLAIGETIAEERLLKDEEGAIDPHIWFDLDLWKEALESATEELKKHSPEDADYFEQNKQNYFKKIDELKQEAIEKLSSIPEGQRVLVTAHDAFGYFGRMYDIEVVGLQGLSTEDEVGLSDIQSTVQLLIDKQVPAVFVESSINQNSINAVIEGASQEGLDVTLGGELYSDAMGEAGTEDGTYIGMYRHNVNTIFEGLKGGVQ; encoded by the coding sequence ATGGTTTTATTAAGTGCATGTAATGCAAACACACCGTCGAATGTGGATGACTCCATTAATAAAAAAATTCAAGTTGTTGCAACGATTGCCCAAATTGGGGAACCAATTGAACTAATTGGTGGAGATCGTATTGAAGTAAGAAGCCTTATGGGACCCGGTGTAGACCCCCATTTATATGAGGCAACACAAGGTGATATTTCAACACTACAGGATGCAGATATCATTTTATATAACGGTTTACATCTAGAAGGAAATATGGTCGAAATTTTTGATAACTTAAAAGACACAAAAACGACGTTAGCCATAGGAGAAACAATTGCAGAAGAACGTTTACTTAAAGATGAAGAAGGTGCAATAGATCCACATATTTGGTTTGACTTAGACCTTTGGAAAGAAGCGTTAGAAAGTGCAACAGAAGAATTGAAAAAGCATTCTCCTGAGGATGCTGATTACTTCGAACAAAACAAGCAAAATTACTTTAAAAAGATTGACGAATTAAAACAAGAAGCAATTGAGAAACTCTCTAGTATTCCAGAAGGGCAACGCGTACTAGTGACTGCTCATGATGCTTTTGGTTACTTTGGACGTATGTACGATATTGAAGTGGTTGGGTTACAAGGGTTAAGTACGGAAGATGAAGTTGGGTTATCTGATATCCAATCAACCGTACAATTACTAATTGATAAACAAGTACCGGCAGTATTCGTTGAAAGTAGTATCAACCAAAATTCAATTAATGCAGTTATTGAAGGCGCTTCTCAAGAGGGATTAGATGTCACGTTAGGTGGTGAGCTCTACTCGGATGCAATGGGTGAGGCAGGTACAGAAGATGGAACTTATATAGGGATGTACCGACACAATGTGAATACAATCTTCGAAGGACTAAAGGGGGGTGTACAATAG
- a CDS encoding LytTR family DNA-binding domain-containing protein, whose protein sequence is MKLFLNIDKTFKETTVTIESPSIDDHVIQLLDYIHGMDQLFLIGKKGDMQHILKPDEIHYFHTENEHVIAVTKSDSFILKEKLYELEKLLPPHKFIRLSKSVIANLHELSRFEASFNGTLCVYFKSGEKEYVSRTYVPVIKEALKLNRRTIE, encoded by the coding sequence GTGAAACTATTTTTGAATATAGACAAAACATTTAAAGAAACCACTGTTACAATCGAGAGTCCATCTATCGATGATCACGTAATACAATTACTAGATTACATTCATGGAATGGATCAACTATTCCTTATTGGAAAAAAGGGAGACATGCAGCATATTCTCAAACCCGATGAAATTCATTATTTTCATACCGAGAACGAACATGTGATTGCAGTTACAAAGTCAGACTCTTTTATATTAAAGGAGAAATTATATGAATTAGAGAAATTACTTCCCCCTCATAAATTCATAAGACTATCCAAATCGGTCATAGCTAATTTACACGAATTAAGTCGGTTTGAAGCGTCATTTAATGGGACCCTTTGCGTCTACTTTAAATCTGGAGAGAAAGAATATGTTTCGAGAACTTATGTCCCTGTTATTAAAGAAGCTCTGAAATTAAATAGGAGGACGATAGAATGA
- a CDS encoding DUF3298 and DUF4163 domain-containing protein has protein sequence MYKSLGIHIILKCVLIITVLNLSAFPNGVIAAELDKATIVTEIYKEDFLKYPQIVGLKNLEAQKKINEILLNHVKTSFEGYQKLKKEMEEYKRGVDCVKQAPTCNYSYNTYYEVKYNQTGKLSILIYDATYSGGAHGLEGVTTYNFNIQNGKRYTLDDLVSNQNDYVTLTDYVKHYMKEHRDVFFDQEILKKFTLSKMTHFYFTQEGIDLIFQQYEVAPYAVGHPTISIPNSLLTIST, from the coding sequence ATGTACAAATCATTAGGTATACATATAATCCTAAAATGCGTACTCATTATTACGGTGTTGAATTTGTCTGCTTTCCCTAATGGGGTTATTGCTGCAGAGTTAGATAAGGCTACTATTGTCACTGAAATTTATAAAGAGGACTTTTTAAAATATCCCCAAATAGTAGGCTTGAAAAATCTTGAGGCACAGAAAAAAATAAATGAAATACTACTAAATCATGTAAAGACGTCTTTTGAAGGATATCAGAAACTAAAGAAAGAAATGGAAGAATATAAAAGGGGGGTAGACTGTGTAAAGCAGGCACCTACTTGTAATTATAGTTATAATACTTATTATGAAGTTAAATATAATCAGACTGGAAAATTAAGTATACTTATTTATGATGCGACATATTCGGGAGGGGCACACGGTTTAGAAGGTGTAACAACTTATAATTTTAATATACAAAATGGCAAACGATATACATTGGACGACCTTGTATCTAATCAAAATGATTATGTTACATTAACAGATTATGTGAAACACTACATGAAAGAACACAGAGATGTTTTTTTTGATCAGGAAATTTTAAAAAAGTTTACTCTAAGTAAAATGACTCATTTTTACTTTACTCAAGAAGGTATTGACTTGATTTTCCAACAGTACGAAGTAGCTCCTTATGCGGTAGGACACCCAACGATAAGTATTCCCAACTCACTTTTAACAATAAGTACCTAA
- a CDS encoding metal ABC transporter permease, with the protein MTYAAWILLTASLVGISCGIVGVFLILRRMAMMADAISHTVLLGIVIAYLLTNSLSGIHMLIGATIIGILTTFLVQWLHSKGVQQDASIGVVFTILFALGVILIATKVGNAHLDVQHALMGEISFIPWETISVPVLGEIPQATLLLISILIVILIVIGLFYKEWKLTTFDPALAASIGIPVLAMHYLFMTLVSVTTVAAFDAVGAIMVVAMLIAPAASAYLWTDKLHMMLVLSAAFGILSSIVGYYFALWVDTSISGSMAFATGVIFFISFIISPRHGLISRWVKPKSVKLS; encoded by the coding sequence TTGACATACGCAGCGTGGATTTTACTAACAGCTTCACTTGTGGGAATTTCCTGTGGCATCGTAGGGGTATTCCTCATTTTAAGAAGAATGGCAATGATGGCAGATGCAATCAGTCATACAGTTCTTTTAGGAATAGTGATTGCTTATTTACTTACAAATAGTTTAAGCGGGATACACATGTTGATAGGTGCAACCATAATAGGAATCTTAACGACCTTTTTAGTTCAATGGTTGCATTCTAAAGGAGTACAACAGGATGCATCCATAGGGGTAGTGTTCACGATATTATTTGCATTAGGTGTTATATTAATTGCTACGAAAGTCGGAAATGCTCATCTAGATGTTCAACATGCTTTAATGGGGGAGATTTCTTTTATTCCATGGGAGACAATTTCAGTCCCTGTATTAGGTGAAATCCCTCAGGCGACATTATTACTAATTAGCATTTTAATTGTAATCCTAATCGTAATAGGGCTTTTTTATAAAGAATGGAAACTGACTACTTTTGATCCTGCTCTAGCAGCAAGCATTGGAATTCCAGTACTCGCGATGCATTATCTGTTTATGACACTGGTATCTGTTACAACGGTAGCGGCGTTCGACGCAGTTGGAGCGATTATGGTAGTAGCCATGCTAATCGCACCGGCAGCATCAGCATATCTATGGACAGATAAACTCCATATGATGCTTGTACTAAGTGCGGCATTTGGTATTTTATCGAGCATCGTAGGCTATTACTTTGCTTTATGGGTTGATACTTCTATTTCAGGCTCAATGGCATTTGCAACGGGTGTAATATTTTTCATTAGTTTTATTATTTCACCGCGCCATGGATTGATTTCAAGATGGGTTAAGCCGAAGTCGGTTAAGTTATCATGA
- a CDS encoding DUF3021 domain-containing protein yields MKMFINRSFIGIFFGGFIAVLFTILNILFADMELINGPLFVKNSIGSILCGWFFTVSPLYFEIRRLSLTQQTVLHFITVMILYFVLALTIEWIPFNMNAILLSLVISILIYAIFWISFYLYFKYQAHKLNIELKNLR; encoded by the coding sequence ATGAAAATGTTTATTAACCGTAGTTTCATTGGGATTTTTTTTGGTGGCTTTATTGCAGTGCTATTTACAATTCTGAACATACTTTTTGCAGATATGGAGTTGATTAACGGTCCCTTATTTGTAAAAAACTCTATTGGTTCGATACTATGCGGTTGGTTCTTTACAGTAAGTCCATTATATTTTGAAATAAGAAGGCTATCACTTACTCAACAGACAGTTCTTCATTTTATAACTGTCATGATTTTATACTTTGTTTTAGCTTTAACAATAGAATGGATTCCATTTAATATGAATGCGATATTATTATCGCTCGTAATCTCAATCTTGATTTACGCCATTTTTTGGATTTCTTTTTACCTTTACTTTAAATACCAAGCACATAAATTAAATATTGAGCTAAAAAATCTAAGGTAG
- a CDS encoding metal ABC transporter permease, with protein sequence MSILLSSNYQWVLMSTLLLGIASGLVGCLVYWKKQSLMSDALSHAALPGVAIAFLLFNVKDLFVLIIGASISALLGAFLIMGIRSTTRIKEDTAMGMILAVFFGAGIVLLTIINQHSSGNQAGLDNFIFGQAASMVSSDVTLISILTFIVSSIVILAFKEWKLFLFDPNFAKGLKLSIRSMNILYVLMLVVTIVVGIQAVGVILMSALLIIPPVSARYWTNSFKIMVWLSGIFGGVAGAVGTTISTLGTGWPTGPFIVITSGAIFLVSLFFGTKKGLVVEYMILKNQKNEIKSTMVISSVVKEGE encoded by the coding sequence TTGTCAATTCTACTATCTAGTAACTATCAATGGGTTTTAATGAGTACATTATTGCTTGGAATTGCATCAGGGTTAGTTGGTTGTTTAGTTTACTGGAAGAAACAAAGCTTAATGAGCGATGCCCTATCACATGCAGCGTTACCAGGGGTTGCTATTGCATTTTTACTTTTCAATGTAAAAGACTTATTTGTCTTAATAATTGGGGCTAGTATTAGTGCCCTTCTTGGTGCCTTTTTAATCATGGGGATTAGGTCAACAACTAGAATTAAAGAAGATACGGCCATGGGAATGATATTAGCAGTATTTTTTGGGGCAGGTATAGTTCTTTTAACAATTATTAATCAACATAGTAGTGGCAATCAGGCTGGTCTGGATAATTTTATTTTTGGTCAGGCAGCATCAATGGTTAGCTCAGACGTCACGTTAATTTCGATATTAACGTTTATTGTTTCTTCTATTGTCATTCTTGCATTTAAAGAGTGGAAGCTCTTCTTATTCGATCCTAATTTTGCAAAAGGACTAAAACTGTCGATTAGAAGTATGAATATATTATATGTGCTTATGTTGGTTGTAACGATTGTCGTTGGTATTCAAGCAGTTGGTGTAATCCTAATGTCAGCACTTCTTATCATCCCTCCTGTTAGTGCACGCTATTGGACGAATTCTTTTAAGATTATGGTGTGGCTAAGTGGTATATTTGGGGGGGTAGCTGGTGCGGTAGGAACGACAATTAGCACGCTAGGTACAGGATGGCCAACAGGACCATTCATCGTAATAACGTCGGGTGCCATTTTTTTAGTATCTTTATTTTTTGGTACTAAGAAAGGGTTGGTCGTTGAATATATGATTTTAAAAAATCAAAAGAACGAAATAAAATCGACGATGGTTATTTCCTCTGTTGTTAAGGAGGGAGAATAA
- a CDS encoding metal-dependent transcriptional regulator, producing MISSSKDKYLWEIYTNLNEEGYTRVSQLAKSLQVSAPSVSKMAKKLSEEEYITFQRYGIITLTEKGLEIGKQLQEQHEYLVRLLRLMGIEDNQIQNELKNIEFCMSARLKNKIKEFVLNNS from the coding sequence ATGATATCTTCTAGTAAAGATAAATACCTGTGGGAGATTTATACAAACTTAAATGAAGAAGGGTATACTCGTGTATCTCAATTAGCAAAATCATTACAAGTATCGGCACCATCTGTATCGAAAATGGCTAAAAAATTAAGCGAAGAAGAATACATTACATTTCAAAGGTACGGAATTATTACGTTAACTGAAAAAGGATTGGAAATTGGAAAACAATTGCAGGAGCAACATGAGTATTTAGTGAGATTATTACGTTTAATGGGGATTGAAGACAATCAAATTCAAAATGAACTGAAAAATATTGAATTTTGTATGAGTGCTAGGTTGAAAAATAAAATAAAAGAATTTGTATTGAATAATAGCTAA
- a CDS encoding metal ABC transporter ATP-binding protein: MDVLEVERLSAAYRKNTVLNHVSFKISQGTLTGIVGPNGAGKSTLIKVLLELHPSLTGHVSFFGEELKKVKQKVGYVPQRGSVDWDFPTDALDVVMMGMYGQIGWLKWPNKKDRAKALEALDKVGMADYANRQISELSGGQQQRVFLARALIQEADLYFMDEPLAGVDAATERAIMTILRELKNDGKTVLVVHHDLQTVEDYFDQVLFLNRSVVAHGSTSTTFTTENIEKTYGGAIRWLKGGVGFVNSTI; this comes from the coding sequence GTGGATGTTCTCGAAGTTGAAAGACTTAGTGCAGCTTACCGAAAAAATACAGTTTTAAATCATGTTTCTTTCAAGATTAGTCAAGGAACGCTGACGGGCATTGTAGGTCCGAATGGTGCCGGGAAATCTACATTAATTAAAGTATTATTAGAACTACATCCAAGTTTAACAGGTCATGTTTCATTTTTTGGAGAGGAATTAAAGAAGGTTAAACAAAAGGTAGGATATGTGCCTCAGCGCGGGTCAGTTGATTGGGATTTTCCTACTGATGCATTAGATGTTGTTATGATGGGCATGTATGGACAAATTGGTTGGTTAAAGTGGCCGAACAAAAAAGATCGAGCGAAAGCCCTTGAAGCATTAGACAAAGTTGGGATGGCAGATTACGCCAATCGTCAAATAAGTGAACTATCGGGTGGTCAGCAACAACGTGTATTTTTAGCAAGAGCGCTCATTCAAGAAGCAGATTTGTACTTTATGGATGAGCCACTTGCTGGGGTTGATGCTGCAACTGAAAGGGCAATCATGACCATTTTAAGGGAATTAAAAAACGATGGGAAAACAGTTCTAGTAGTCCATCATGATTTACAAACGGTTGAAGATTATTTTGATCAAGTATTGTTTTTAAACCGGTCCGTTGTAGCGCATGGAAGTACGTCTACTACCTTTACAACAGAGAATATCGAAAAAACTTATGGTGGCGCGATTCGATGGTTAAAAGGGGGAGTAGGATTTGTCAATTCTACTATCTAG